In Galactobacillus timonensis, the genomic window GTGACGGCCAATACGGGCCTGGATGCGCTGTGCCATTGTGTTGAGGCCTATACGTCGCGCAAGGCGCAGACACTGTCTGATACCTTCGCTGTTTCGGCGGTAAAGCGTATCTTCGCCAATCTTCCGACAGCCTATCATGACGGCTCCAACCAGGAGGCACGCATTCAGATGTCGGTTGCGGCTTTGGAGGCGGGCATTGCCTTCAACAATTCTTCCGTTACTCTCATTCATGGCATGAGCCGTCCGATCGGAGCCCTCTTCCATGTGGCACACGGACTTTCCAATGCGATGCTGATGAACGTATGTCTGACATTTGCTCTGCCGGGTACGTATGATCGCTTCGGTGATCTTGGCCGTGCAATCGGTGTGGCCGATGCTTCGGATACGGATCAGGCGGCAGCGGAAAAGTTCCTGGATGCGTTGAAGAAGCTGGTCGCCGAGATGGAAATTCCGACGCCGGAAGCGTATGGCATTGATCGTGAAACCTTCATGAATGCCATCCCGAAGATGGCACATGATGCGATGGAAAGCGGCAGTCCGCAGAATACGATCCGTGATATCACAGTTGAGCAGGTCTCAGATCTCTACCGTCAGCTGTGGTAGGATTGGTTTATGCAGGAAGAGATCAAAGTTACGGGCACGGTGCTGAAGACGCCGCGCCTGATCCTGCGGCCCTTTGAACAGGGGGACCTGCAGGATTTTTATTCCTATGCCAGCGTTGACGGTGTGGGACAGCCGGCCGGCTGGAGTCCGCATCAGAGTCTGGAAGAAACCCGCCGCATTTTGGATATTTTTCTTGCGCAGAAAATTGATTTTGCGATTGAGGAGAAGGGCAGAGTGATCGGCTCCTTTGGACTTCATTCGTATCCGGAGGATAAGTTTCCGCAATTCGATGCTCTGCGTGTAACCAGTATCGGCTATGTGCTGGCAAAGGACCGCTGGGGAAACGGGCTGATGACCGAAGCTGGCAGAGCCGTGCTGCAGTGGCTGTTTGAAGAAAAGAATATCGATGTGGTTGTTTGTGGCCATTTCCTGTCGAACCCGCGCTCAGGAAGAGTGAA contains:
- a CDS encoding iron-containing alcohol dehydrogenase, which gives rise to MAREFLVPGHIITGAGALDAAEKIFPTMGKKALVVTDPVMIKLGNCAKVEAALKQKHVPYAVYSDIVGEPNNIMIENGLRKYREEGCDFLIAIGGGSCLDSMKAIGALAVNGGDIADFFGKTIDVEMPPMAAIPTTAGTGSEATQFTIITDTRKDIKMLLKGPKLIPSLAVIDPQFTMTAPPAVTANTGLDALCHCVEAYTSRKAQTLSDTFAVSAVKRIFANLPTAYHDGSNQEARIQMSVAALEAGIAFNNSSVTLIHGMSRPIGALFHVAHGLSNAMLMNVCLTFALPGTYDRFGDLGRAIGVADASDTDQAAAEKFLDALKKLVAEMEIPTPEAYGIDRETFMNAIPKMAHDAMESGSPQNTIRDITVEQVSDLYRQLW
- a CDS encoding GNAT family N-acetyltransferase, encoding MQEEIKVTGTVLKTPRLILRPFEQGDLQDFYSYASVDGVGQPAGWSPHQSLEETRRILDIFLAQKIDFAIEEKGRVIGSFGLHSYPEDKFPQFDALRVTSIGYVLAKDRWGNGLMTEAGRAVLQWLFEEKNIDVVVCGHFLSNPRSGRVKEKLGFRPAVTYPMHTRAGRDEMCEEGILTRDEWEKANH